Proteins encoded together in one Xenopus laevis strain J_2021 chromosome 6L, Xenopus_laevis_v10.1, whole genome shotgun sequence window:
- the LOC108718446 gene encoding gastrula zinc finger protein XlCGF49.1, with the protein MSLPNCQKELPSVEQQYDCAECGKTFSKKFCFQRHQRLHTGEKPYACTECGKGFSLKSHLVRHETVHTGIRQFICTECGKSFSQSCHLRGHYKIHTGEKSFACGDCGKWFLSKSQLTKHHRIHTEEKSYPCSECGESFQLLCVLRKHHRIHTGEKPFTCVECGKRFARKAHLEQHLRIHSHKMVSHVLTVAQFCLQRKSSPNDRDLIHKELELVQNGGNNII; encoded by the coding sequence ATGAGCCTTCCCAACTGCCAGAAGGAACTTCCATCGGTGGAACAACAATATGATTGTgcagaatgtgggaaaacattCTCAAAAAAATTCTGCTTTCAGCGTCACCAGAGacttcacacaggggagaaaccttacgcatgtacagaatgtgggaaaggctTCTCTCTAAAGAGTCACCTAGTCCGACATGAGACCGTTCACACGGGAATAAGACAGTTTATCTGTACGGAATGTGGAAAAAGCTTCTCCCAGAGCTGCCACCTGCGGGGACACTACAAGATTCACACGGGCGAGAAATCATTTGCTTGTGGGGATTGTGGGAAATGGTTCCTTTCCAAGAGCCAACTTACCAAACATCACAGAATTCACACAGAGGAGAAATCTTATCCGTGTTCAGAATGTGGGGAAAGTTTCCAGTTATTGTGTGTCCTTAGAAAACATCACaggattcacacaggagagaaacctttcacaTGCGTCGAATGTGGGAAACGTTTCGCTCGTAAGGCTCATCTGGAGCAACATCTACGGATTCACTCGCACAAAATGGTTTCCCATGTACTGACTGTGGCACAGTTTTGTCTTCAACGAAAATCTTCACCAAACGACAGAGACTTGATACACAAGGAACTGGAACTTGTACAGAATGGGGGAAACAACATCATATAA
- the LOC121394830 gene encoding gastrula zinc finger protein XlCGF8.2DB-like, whose translation MSLPNCQKERPSVAQNDDCPEIEQRYLINNELNTCNISEKPFMCTECGKCFTLQRDLEIHQRIHTGEKPFTCTECGNSFRLKECLKRHQIIHTGEKPYACTECEKHFTLKDNLLRHQKIHIGVKPFECTECGKSFSQKSQLQAHHKSHTGEKPFPCAECGKRFGLKSHLNRHQKIHTGEKPLTCTECGKSFSTKDNLSSHVIVHTGEKRFPCTKCGKKFTREDRLEKHMRLHTKKPFTCTECGKSFCSEGRLYCHQATHTGEKPFTCMECGKCFSRKSSLQRHGIIHTRTRLLNVQMYQADVSQQSPTFNSTM comes from the coding sequence atgAGCCTTCCCAACTGCCAGAAGGAACGTCCCTCGGTGGCACAAAATGATGACTGTCCAGAAATTGAGCAAAGATACTTAATAAATAATGAACTTAACACATGTAACATCTCTGAGAAACCATTCATGTGCactgaatgtggcaaatgttttacTCTACAAAGAGACTTGGAAATTCACCAGAGGATTCAtactggggagaaaccatttacctgcacagaatgtggcaataGTTTCAGGCTGAAGGAATGCCTTAAAAGACACCAGataatccacacaggagagaaaccttatgCATGTACAGAATGTGAGAAACATTTCACTTTGAAGGATAATTTACTCAGGCATCAGAAAATTCATATTGGAGTGAAACCATTTGAGTGTACAGAATGTGGAAAGAGCTTCTCCCAGAAAAGCCAACTTCAGGCGCACCACAAAagtcacacgggggagaaaccatttccTTGTGCAGAATGTGGGAAACGTTTCGGTTTAAAGAGCCACCTCAACAGGCATCAAaaaattcacacaggggagaaacctttgaCTTGTACAGAATGCGGCAAAAGTTTCTCTACAAAGGACAACCTTTCTTCACACGTAATagtccacacaggagagaagagGTTCCCATGTACCAAATGTGGGAAAAAATTCACCCGTGAGGACAGGCTTGAAAAACACATGCGACTTCACACAAAAAAACCTttcacatgtacagaatgtgggaaaagcttttGCAGTGAGGGAAGACTATACTGTCACCAGGCaactcacacaggggagaaaccattcacttgcatggaatgtggcaaatgtttctcAAGAAAGTCCAGCCTTCAGCGGCATGGAATTATCCACACAAGGACAAGACTTTTGAATGTTCAGATGTACCAGGCAGATGTTTCTCAACAAAGTCCAACCTTCAACAGCACCATGTAA
- the LOC108719542 gene encoding gastrula zinc finger protein XlCGF57.1-like encodes MSLPNNQMELPSVTGKCYKCPECGKKFSAKNRLNSHKKIHKEKPFMCSECGKRFTRESAFNAHQKIHNGERLLICTECDKCFTTKSNLQRHRQIHTGDKTFPCPECGKCFSTSSNLQRHHMRHTGEKRFICTECGNHFSTKHNLQKHHKRHKEKSFSCTECGKSLSTRAYLQQHLERHTRVRPFPCTECGKFFSTLANLQQHHIIHTGGETFPCTECGDHFPSEAELQKHHERHTGEKPFTCSECGKHFSTKANLQEHHKIHTGEKPFTCTECGKHFSTKTNLQRHHMIHTGERYFACTECGKQFCTRNSLQQHHKIHTGEKPFKCTECGKHFSTKTSLQRHYVTHTGEKCFKCTECGIDFSTRDNLQQHHKIHTGVKPFSCTECGKHFTTKNILQRHYVIHTGERLFNCTECGKHFSTKASLQRHHVTHTGERCFTCTDCGNHFSTKANLQKHHKKHTGE; translated from the coding sequence ATGAGCCTTCCAAATAACCAGATGGAACTTCCCTCAGTGACAGGGAAGTGTTACAAATGCCCCGAATGTGGAAAAAAATTCTCTGCAAAAAACAGACTTAATTCTCACAAGAAAATTCACAAGGAGAAACCATTCATGTGCTCAGAATGTGGTAAACGTTTCACTCGAGAGTCGGCTTTTAATGCTCACCAGAAAATTCACAATGGAGAAAGGCTACTTATATGTACAGAATGTGATAAATGTTTCACTACTAAGTCCAATCTTCAGCGTCATCGTCAAATTCACACAGGAGATAAAACTTTCCCGTGCCCAGAATGCGGCAAATGTTTCTCTACAAGCTCCAACCTTCAGCGGCATCATATGagacacacaggggagaaacgtttcatatgtacagaatgtggcaaccATTTCTCTACTAAGCATAACCTTCAAAAGCATCATAAAAGACACAAAGAGAAGTCTTTCTCTTGCACAGAATGCGGCAAAAGTTTATCTACGAGGGCCTACCTTCAGCAGCATCTTGAAAGACACACAAGGGTGAGGCCTTTCCCGTGCACAGAATGTGGTAAGTTCTTCTCAACGTTGGCTAACCTTCAGCAGCATCATATAATACACACAGGGGGAGAAACATTtccatgcacagaatgtggcgaCCATTTCCCTTCAGAGGCCGAACTTCAGAAGCATCATGAAAGACACACAGGAGAGAAGCCTTTCACGTGTTCAGAATGTGGCAAGCATTTCTCTACAAAGGCCAACCTTCAAGAGCATCAtaaaatccacacaggagagaagcctttcacatgtacagaatgtggcaagcATTTCTCTACAAAGACCAATCTTCAACGTCATCATATGATTCATACAGGGGAGAGATACTTtgcatgtacagaatgtggcaaacagtTCTGTACAAGGAATAGTCTTCAACAACATCATAAAATCCACACGGGAGAGAAGCCTTTcaaatgtacagaatgtggcaaacatTTCTCTACAAAAACCAGCCTTCAACGACATTATGTAACCCATACAGGggagaaatgttttaaatgtacagaatgtggTATTGATTTCTCCACGAGGGATAACCTTCAACAGCATCATAAAATACACACGGGGGTGAAACCTTTCTCATGTACTGAATGTGGCAAGCATTTCACCACAAAAAACATCCTTCAGCGACATTATGTAATCCATACAGGGGAGAGGCTCTTtaattgtacagaatgtggcaagcATTTCTCTACAAAAGCTAGCCTTCAGCGACATCATGTAACTCATACAGGGGAGAGATGTTTTACATGTACAGATTGTGGCAACCATTTTTCTACAAAGGCTAACCTTCAAAAGCATCATAAAAAACACACAGGGGAGTAG